In one Halorubrum sp. CBA1229 genomic region, the following are encoded:
- a CDS encoding universal stress protein, which yields MYRVLLPVGGDAGNVLSAADAVTSLPNAADEVEAVILNVYEGFEVSGEAGRVDSEDVWDEENYPESVDAVEDRLAEAGVETTRRREHGDPAETISEVAAELDVDNITMSGRRRSPTGKMLFGSTTQSVLLSADRPVTVIIDE from the coding sequence ATGTACCGCGTACTGCTCCCCGTCGGAGGGGACGCCGGGAACGTGTTGTCCGCAGCCGACGCCGTCACGTCGCTGCCGAACGCCGCCGACGAGGTTGAAGCAGTGATACTCAACGTCTACGAGGGGTTCGAGGTCAGCGGCGAGGCCGGCCGCGTCGACTCCGAGGACGTGTGGGACGAGGAGAACTACCCAGAGAGCGTCGACGCCGTCGAGGACCGGCTGGCGGAGGCCGGCGTCGAGACGACCAGGCGGCGCGAGCACGGCGACCCCGCGGAAACGATCAGCGAGGTCGCCGCGGAGCTCGACGTCGACAACATCACCATGAGCGGACGGCGACGGAGCCCGACCGGGAAGATGCTGTTCGGGAGCACGACCCAGTCGGTGTTGCTCTCGGCCGACCGCCCGGTGACGGTGATCATCGACGAGTAA
- a CDS encoding fumarylacetoacetate hydrolase family protein: MKYLARTATGDPLLGDDEGYVPLGAVEPDVESVREALPRAAAGDLGDVADATADPVPAEDVSFGAPLASFGKLWGIGLNYEEHAGDLDEERPEEPASFMKPSSVLTGPGGPIRLPPASQSERVTAEAELAVVMGRTCRNVDEADADEVVAGYLPVIDMTAEDVLQRNPRFLTRAKSYDTFLVPGAALAVPEEPLDLEGLSVRTEVNGEVRAENEIRNMLFPPAEIVSFHSDVMTLEPGDLFSTGTPGAAPIDPGDEVRAVVESIGTVDAPVTR, from the coding sequence ATGAAGTACCTCGCACGCACGGCGACCGGCGACCCGCTGCTCGGCGACGACGAGGGGTACGTCCCCCTCGGCGCCGTCGAGCCGGACGTAGAGAGCGTCCGCGAGGCGCTCCCGCGGGCGGCAGCGGGCGACCTCGGCGACGTCGCCGACGCGACCGCCGACCCCGTCCCAGCGGAGGACGTGTCGTTCGGCGCGCCCCTGGCGTCGTTCGGGAAGCTGTGGGGGATCGGCCTGAACTACGAGGAGCACGCCGGCGACCTCGACGAGGAGCGCCCCGAGGAGCCCGCGAGCTTCATGAAGCCGTCGTCGGTCCTGACCGGCCCAGGCGGCCCGATCCGGCTGCCGCCGGCGTCGCAGAGCGAGCGGGTGACCGCCGAGGCGGAGCTGGCCGTCGTGATGGGCCGGACGTGCCGGAACGTCGACGAGGCCGACGCGGACGAGGTGGTGGCGGGCTACCTCCCCGTGATCGACATGACGGCAGAGGACGTGCTCCAGCGGAACCCGCGGTTCCTGACGCGGGCGAAGAGCTACGACACGTTCCTCGTGCCCGGCGCCGCGCTCGCGGTGCCGGAGGAGCCGCTCGACCTCGAGGGGCTCTCGGTGCGGACCGAGGTCAACGGCGAGGTGCGGGCCGAAAACGAGATCCGGAACATGCTGTTCCCGCCGGCGGAGATCGTCTCGTTCCACTCCGACGTGATGACGCTGGAACCCGGTGACCTGTTCAGCACGGGGACGCCCGGCGCGGCGCCCATCGACCCCGGCGACGAGGTGCGGGCGGTCGTCGAGTCGATCGGGACGGTCGACGCGCCGGTAACGCGGTAG
- a CDS encoding DUF362 domain-containing protein, giving the protein MEFPDRSDVDGLIDPQPLPEFARVRYEPRTERLDDPVGAAREALDALDLDGLPAGATVAVGVGSRGIDRIDEVAAAVVDRLAERGRDPVVVPAMGSHGGATPEGQREVLEALGITEETVGAPIDARMAAAELATVAVGDADMPVYFSEAALEADAVLVINRVKAHTNFTGPVESGLAKMTVVGLGKQRGAKSFHSTAIAEGYVEALTAALDVIERETPLVGGIALVENFEEEIGHLEAVPAGSFLDREPELLERAYEEMPTLPIDDVDLLVVDEIGKEISGAGMDTNVIGRYRVLNAPDPETPDIDLIYVRGLTEATKGNGNGIGLADLTRQSAVDQLDLKKTYANALTSGSLSKSKLPVVAPDDEFALRTGLAALGGYDPKTVRIVWIRNTQDLGELRVSDAAVDDLPEAATVVGRETVAFDDGTAGFEDEPADGSGA; this is encoded by the coding sequence ATGGAGTTCCCCGACCGGTCCGACGTCGACGGCCTCATCGACCCGCAGCCGCTCCCGGAGTTCGCGCGGGTGCGGTACGAGCCGCGGACGGAGCGCCTCGACGACCCCGTCGGGGCGGCCCGGGAGGCGCTCGACGCGCTCGACCTCGACGGGCTCCCCGCGGGCGCGACCGTGGCCGTCGGGGTCGGCAGCCGCGGGATCGACCGGATCGACGAGGTCGCGGCGGCGGTCGTCGACCGGCTCGCCGAGCGCGGCCGCGACCCCGTCGTGGTGCCGGCGATGGGCAGCCACGGCGGCGCGACGCCCGAGGGACAGCGCGAGGTGCTCGAGGCGCTCGGGATCACCGAGGAGACCGTGGGAGCACCGATCGACGCGCGCATGGCGGCCGCGGAGCTGGCGACGGTCGCGGTGGGCGACGCCGACATGCCGGTGTACTTCTCCGAGGCGGCGCTGGAGGCCGACGCGGTCCTCGTGATAAACCGCGTGAAGGCGCACACCAACTTCACCGGACCGGTGGAGAGCGGGCTCGCGAAGATGACCGTCGTCGGGCTCGGCAAGCAGCGCGGCGCGAAGTCGTTCCACTCGACGGCGATCGCCGAGGGGTACGTCGAGGCGCTGACGGCCGCGCTCGACGTCATCGAGCGGGAGACGCCGCTCGTCGGCGGGATCGCCTTGGTGGAGAACTTCGAGGAGGAGATCGGACACCTGGAGGCCGTGCCCGCCGGGTCGTTCCTCGACCGCGAGCCGGAGCTGTTGGAGCGCGCGTACGAGGAGATGCCGACGCTCCCGATCGACGACGTCGACCTGCTCGTCGTCGACGAGATCGGCAAGGAGATATCGGGCGCCGGCATGGACACGAACGTCATCGGACGCTACCGCGTCCTCAACGCGCCCGACCCCGAGACGCCCGACATCGACCTCATCTACGTCCGGGGGCTCACCGAGGCGACGAAGGGGAACGGCAACGGGATCGGGCTCGCCGACCTCACTCGTCAGTCCGCGGTCGACCAACTCGACCTGAAGAAGACGTACGCGAACGCGCTCACCAGCGGGTCGCTCTCGAAGTCGAAACTCCCCGTGGTGGCGCCCGACGACGAGTTCGCGCTCCGGACCGGGCTGGCGGCGCTGGGGGGCTACGACCCCAAGACCGTCCGGATCGTCTGGATCCGGAACACGCAGGACCTCGGGGAGCTCCGCGTCTCCGACGCCGCCGTCGACGACCTCCCGGAGGCGGCGACGGTGGTCGGCCGCGAGACGGTCGCGTTCGACGACGGGACGGCGGGGTTCGAGGACGAACCGGCGGACGGTTCGGGCGCGTGA
- a CDS encoding SDR family oxidoreductase, whose translation MDLQIDGNAALVTASSSGLGKASAKALAREGANVVINGRDEERLADAKEEVEAVATGEVVAHSADLTDADEIAALVEATVDEFGTIDHLVTSAGGPPSGSFLDTDDEDWQHAYDLLVMSVVRLARESHPHLTEGDGGTIVNITSRSVKEAIDSLVLSNSVRMGVIGLEKTLSKEFAPEVRANAVLPGPHETSRIRDLVEAAVERGDYDSYEEGLDDWAQNPLERIGDPMELGNTVAFLSSPKSGYINGTALPIDGGSTGANL comes from the coding sequence ATGGACCTACAGATCGACGGGAACGCGGCCCTCGTCACGGCATCGTCCAGCGGACTCGGCAAGGCATCGGCGAAGGCGCTGGCCCGGGAGGGCGCAAACGTCGTCATCAACGGCCGCGACGAGGAGCGGCTCGCGGACGCCAAGGAGGAGGTCGAGGCGGTCGCGACCGGCGAGGTCGTCGCCCACTCGGCGGACCTGACCGACGCCGACGAGATCGCGGCCTTGGTGGAGGCGACCGTCGACGAGTTCGGCACGATCGACCACCTCGTGACCAGCGCGGGCGGCCCGCCCTCGGGCTCCTTCCTCGACACCGACGACGAGGACTGGCAGCACGCCTACGACCTGCTCGTGATGAGCGTCGTCCGGCTGGCGCGCGAGTCGCACCCGCACCTCACGGAGGGCGACGGCGGCACCATCGTCAACATCACCTCCCGGAGCGTGAAGGAGGCCATCGACAGCCTCGTGCTGTCGAACTCGGTCCGGATGGGCGTCATCGGGTTAGAGAAGACCCTCTCGAAGGAGTTCGCCCCGGAGGTACGCGCCAACGCCGTCCTGCCGGGCCCCCACGAGACGAGCCGCATCCGCGACCTCGTCGAGGCCGCCGTCGAGCGCGGCGACTACGACTCCTACGAGGAGGGGCTCGACGACTGGGCGCAGAACCCGCTCGAGCGCATCGGCGACCCGATGGAGCTCGGCAACACCGTCGCGTTCCTCTCGTCGCCGAAGTCCGGGTACATCAACGGCACCGCGCTCCCGATCGACGGGGGATCCACCGGGGCGAACTTATGA
- a CDS encoding cupin domain-containing protein yields the protein MKPVAFDEAETYEPDEGWRRVSMAGSDQFSFEWFEKPPGHSSPMHDHENEQVCLCLEGELMVATEDDSVTLQKNDSVLLESNEAHRVENTGDERAVGLDVFAPGRSFDFWTDREE from the coding sequence ATGAAGCCGGTCGCGTTCGACGAGGCGGAGACGTACGAGCCCGACGAGGGGTGGCGGCGCGTCTCGATGGCGGGCAGCGACCAGTTCTCCTTCGAGTGGTTCGAGAAGCCGCCGGGCCACAGCTCGCCGATGCACGACCACGAGAACGAGCAGGTCTGCCTCTGCCTCGAGGGCGAGCTCATGGTCGCGACCGAGGACGACTCGGTCACCCTCCAGAAGAACGACTCCGTCCTCTTGGAGTCCAACGAGGCCCATCGAGTGGAGAACACCGGCGACGAGCGCGCGGTCGGGCTCGACGTGTTCGCGCCCGGGCGCTCGTTCGACTTCTGGACGGACCGCGAGGAGTGA
- a CDS encoding mandelate racemase/muconate lactonizing enzyme family protein, producing the protein MEITEVESFPIKLPLESPVSFSNRTLTYRDHAITYVRTDTGHEGVGYSLGYEGAGLIADAVESLLEPLLVGEDPRDTERLWHEMYEGNVQIGRTGLFLRAISTVDIALWDVKAKAAEMPLHKLLGGHSESVPSYASGGYYRDDKGHEALRGEMRRYLDEGHDVVKMKVGRLSAAEEAERVAAVRDEIGDERTLLLDANGVWESTTEALRNCRAFAPHDPYFIEEPVMIDRVDTMAEVNDGIDYPVATGELEGTRHNFARLADTGAATILQPDVTVCGGITEWLKIANHASAYDIPIAPHYNWNIHASLLGAIENGLWVEYFYRDMDVKAFDDVVADPVTPGDDGTIELPDRPGHGVPLDKDALQRFKDE; encoded by the coding sequence ATGGAGATCACCGAAGTCGAGTCGTTCCCGATCAAGCTGCCGCTGGAGTCGCCCGTCTCCTTCTCCAACCGGACGCTCACCTACCGGGACCACGCGATCACGTACGTGCGGACGGACACCGGCCACGAGGGGGTCGGCTACTCGCTGGGGTACGAGGGAGCCGGCCTCATCGCCGACGCGGTCGAGTCGCTGCTCGAACCGCTGCTCGTCGGCGAGGACCCCCGCGACACCGAGCGCCTGTGGCACGAGATGTACGAGGGGAACGTCCAGATCGGCCGGACCGGCCTCTTCTTGCGCGCCATCTCGACGGTCGACATCGCGCTCTGGGACGTGAAGGCGAAGGCGGCGGAGATGCCCCTCCACAAGCTGCTCGGCGGGCACTCCGAGTCGGTGCCGTCGTACGCCAGCGGCGGCTACTACCGCGACGACAAGGGCCACGAGGCGCTCCGCGGCGAGATGCGGCGCTACCTCGACGAGGGCCACGACGTGGTGAAGATGAAGGTCGGGCGCCTGTCGGCCGCGGAGGAGGCCGAGCGCGTCGCCGCCGTGCGCGACGAGATCGGCGACGAGCGCACCCTCCTGCTCGACGCCAACGGGGTCTGGGAGTCGACGACGGAGGCGCTCCGCAACTGCCGGGCGTTCGCGCCGCACGACCCGTACTTCATCGAGGAGCCCGTCATGATCGACCGCGTCGACACGATGGCCGAGGTGAACGACGGGATCGACTACCCCGTCGCCACCGGCGAGTTGGAGGGGACCCGCCACAACTTCGCCCGGCTCGCCGACACGGGCGCGGCGACGATCCTCCAGCCCGACGTCACCGTCTGCGGCGGGATCACGGAGTGGCTGAAGATCGCGAACCACGCCTCCGCGTACGACATCCCCATCGCCCCCCACTACAACTGGAACATCCACGCCTCCCTGCTCGGGGCCATCGAGAACGGCCTCTGGGTGGAGTACTTCTACCGGGACATGGACGTGAAGGCGTTCGACGACGTCGTTGCCGATCCCGTGACGCCCGGCGACGACGGGACCATCGAACTGCCGGACCGCCCTGGCCACGGCGTCCCGCTGGATAAAGACGCGCTGCAGCGATTCAAAGACGAATGA